One genomic window of Desulfuromonas sp. AOP6 includes the following:
- a CDS encoding TerB family tellurite resistance protein, which produces MLNRILGFLGGTETEKSSLQGAERIQVATCALLLELAHADSDFHEIEEMLVKDLVQQKFSLSQEATADLLALSHEAREDSLDLFQFARQLNEHFSREEKLEIVEVLWRIVYADGVLDRFEDALMRQLTTLLRLSPKEMIAAKLKVLEAVRSSSS; this is translated from the coding sequence ATGCTGAATCGGATACTGGGCTTTTTAGGAGGAACTGAGACAGAAAAGTCGTCACTTCAGGGTGCCGAGCGCATTCAGGTTGCCACCTGCGCTTTGCTGCTGGAGCTCGCCCATGCGGACAGCGATTTTCATGAGATCGAAGAGATGCTGGTGAAGGATCTCGTACAGCAGAAGTTTTCGCTGTCGCAGGAAGCAACAGCAGATCTGCTCGCTCTTTCTCATGAGGCCCGGGAAGATAGTCTGGATCTTTTTCAGTTCGCGCGTCAGCTTAACGAACATTTCAGTCGTGAGGAGAAGCTGGAGATCGTTGAGGTTCTCTGGCGTATCGTCTATGCCGACGGCGTCCTCGACCGTTTCGAAGATGCTCTCATGCGCCAGTTGACCACCCTGCTGCGTCTTTCCCCCAAAGAGATGATCGCCGCCAAACTCAAGGTCCTTGAGGCCGTCCGCTCATCCAGCAGCTGA
- a CDS encoding OmpA family protein: MKNWLWGALTITALFLLTTGSAVAENKAKALTLSPMVGGYMFEGNQDLDDSLTYGLGIGYNMTKNWGIELMVNYIDAETDEGPAIDVDGYLSRLDGLYHFMPDSSLVPYLAAGMGVITLDPSPGPGVDDFALNYGVGLKWFLSEAVALRGDVRHVFAPEEPNSNLIYTAGLLFQFGGEKDAAPAPVVVLVPKDSDGDGVVDANDRCPNTPPNVIVDALGCPKDSDGDGVVDYLDKCPNTPANVRVNAQGCPEDADQDGVPDYLDQCPSTPKGAPVDAKGCPKDSDGDGVFDYLDQCPDTGKGIMVDERGCELTFTLQIEFDVNQSDIRPEYHGKLAEAAAFIERYPAPQFLVVGHTDSTGAAEYNKQLSQRRAESVRQYLADNFDIDANKLIARGLGEEQPVADNATAVGRQQNRRVDITCCAVVPPE, from the coding sequence ATGAAAAATTGGCTTTGGGGGGCCCTGACGATTACAGCCCTGTTCCTGCTGACGACAGGATCAGCAGTGGCAGAAAACAAGGCAAAAGCGCTGACCTTGTCACCCATGGTCGGCGGCTACATGTTTGAAGGAAATCAAGACCTCGACGACTCCCTGACTTACGGCTTGGGAATCGGCTACAACATGACCAAAAACTGGGGCATCGAGCTGATGGTCAACTACATTGACGCGGAAACGGATGAGGGCCCCGCCATCGATGTGGACGGTTACCTGTCACGCCTGGACGGACTCTACCATTTCATGCCGGACAGCAGCCTGGTTCCTTATCTGGCCGCCGGCATGGGCGTCATCACCCTGGACCCCTCGCCGGGTCCTGGCGTGGATGACTTCGCCCTCAACTATGGCGTTGGCCTCAAATGGTTCCTCTCGGAAGCCGTGGCTCTTCGCGGAGACGTCCGTCACGTCTTCGCCCCGGAAGAACCTAACAGCAATTTGATCTACACGGCCGGCCTGCTCTTCCAGTTTGGCGGGGAAAAGGACGCTGCCCCGGCCCCGGTGGTGGTGCTCGTCCCTAAAGACAGCGACGGAGATGGTGTGGTCGATGCCAATGACCGCTGCCCCAACACCCCCCCCAATGTCATCGTGGATGCCTTAGGTTGTCCGAAGGACTCGGATGGTGATGGCGTTGTCGATTATCTCGACAAATGCCCCAACACGCCGGCCAATGTCAGAGTCAACGCACAGGGTTGCCCTGAAGATGCCGACCAGGACGGCGTGCCTGACTATCTGGATCAATGCCCATCTACGCCCAAGGGCGCTCCCGTTGATGCCAAGGGCTGCCCGAAGGACAGTGATGGCGATGGCGTTTTCGACTATCTTGACCAGTGCCCCGATACCGGCAAGGGCATCATGGTGGACGAACGAGGCTGCGAACTGACCTTTACGCTACAGATCGAGTTCGATGTGAATCAGTCTGATATTCGTCCCGAATACCACGGCAAGCTGGCCGAGGCCGCGGCATTCATCGAAAGATATCCGGCACCCCAGTTCCTGGTAGTCGGTCATACGGACAGCACTGGCGCCGCCGAGTACAACAAACAGCTCTCCCAGAGGAGGGCCGAAAGCGTGCGCCAATATCTGGCCGACAATTTCGATATCGATGCCAACAAACTGATCGCCCGCGGTCTTGGCGAAGAGCAGCCGGTAGCGGATAACGCCACCGCCGTGGGACGCCAGCAGAATCGTCGCGTTGACATCACCTGCTGCGCCGTAGTGCCGCCGGAGTAG
- a CDS encoding EamA family transporter gives MIYLLLVSFIWAFSFGLIKGNLTGLDSNFVSFARMALSLAVFVPFFRRTGLRSALVFQFIAIGAVQYGLMYLAYIYSFQFLQAYQVALFTIFTPLYVTLIHDLLSRRLHGFFLLTATLAIVGTGIIVYRELDQSDLRLGFFLLQFSNICFAFGQIYYRRLLQKNPRLKDHQIFGLLYLGATLVTLLAAGYSTNWSMPTLSGTHILTLLYLGILASGLCFFLWNYGAKQVDAGALAILNNLKVPLAVACSALFFHETIDLQRLLLGGVLIFGALFLNESLAKKIYGENT, from the coding sequence ATGATTTACCTTTTGCTCGTCTCCTTCATATGGGCCTTTTCTTTCGGCCTCATCAAAGGAAACCTGACCGGGCTCGACTCCAATTTCGTGTCTTTTGCCCGCATGGCCCTTTCCCTGGCGGTGTTTGTTCCATTTTTTCGCCGTACCGGCCTGCGCTCCGCTCTCGTCTTCCAGTTCATCGCCATTGGTGCCGTCCAGTACGGACTGATGTACCTGGCCTATATTTACTCTTTTCAATTTCTGCAGGCCTACCAGGTGGCCCTGTTTACCATCTTTACGCCCCTGTATGTCACCTTGATCCACGACCTGCTCAGCCGCCGTCTGCACGGTTTTTTTCTGCTGACCGCCACCTTGGCCATCGTCGGCACAGGCATCATCGTCTACCGGGAACTCGACCAGAGCGATTTGCGGCTGGGTTTCTTCCTCCTCCAGTTCTCCAATATCTGCTTTGCCTTCGGCCAGATCTATTACCGACGCCTGCTGCAGAAGAATCCCCGCCTCAAAGATCATCAGATCTTCGGCCTGCTCTATCTCGGCGCCACCCTGGTCACCCTGCTGGCAGCCGGATATTCTACGAACTGGAGTATGCCCACCCTTTCCGGCACCCACATTTTGACCCTTCTTTACCTGGGCATTCTCGCCTCGGGCCTCTGCTTTTTCCTCTGGAACTATGGCGCCAAACAGGTCGACGCCGGTGCACTGGCTATCCTGAACAACCTCAAGGTTCCCCTGGCCGTCGCCTGCTCCGCGCTCTTCTTCCACGAAACAATCGACCTCCAACGCCTGCTTCTGGGGGGCGTTCTCATTTTTGGCGCCCTTTTCCTCAATGAATCCCTGGCCAAAAAAATCTATGGGGAGAACACCTAG